The Stigmatella aurantiaca DW4/3-1 genome contains the following window.
TCACGGGGCGCCCGCTCACCGTGGGCGCACCAGAGCGTTGGGTGGTCTCCGCACGGATGTAAAGAGGTGGCACTCCCTGCTCCCATTGTGCTCCGGCTGGGGCAGACTGCGCCGCGTTGACGCGGGGGAGCTCCCCACGCACGCGAGGAGTCACCATGGGGTTGTGTAGCTGGATCATCTTCGGCTTCGTTGTGGGGCTGCTCGCCCGGGCCATCATGCCGGGCGAACAGAAGATGGGCCTCATCCGCACCACGCTGCTGGGAGTGGGAGGCGCCTTCGTGGGAGGCTTTCTCGCCGCACTCATCCGGGGGGGCAATTGGCGTTCCCCCTCGCCCGCGGGCTTCATCGGCGCCATCCTCGGCGCGGTGGTGCTCCTGTGGCTTTCCGAGCTGATTGCGCCCAGCCGCCGCCGTTAGGCGTTCCCGGCCGTGGGAGTGATTGGAGCGCAAAGAGTTAGATGGAAAGCGCGAGTCAGCGCCCGTTCTGTAGTAAGTGGCCCCTGGTGGCGGCGGAAACGCTGCCGATGAGGCTAGGCAAGGAGAGTCGAAGATATGCGGAAGATGTGGGCAGTGGCGGCCCTGTCGCTGATTGTGACGGGTTGCCAGAAGCAGGAGGCCAAGGGCGCGGAGACCGCGGCCACGGCCACGGGTACGAGCGCGGG
Protein-coding sequences here:
- a CDS encoding GlsB/YeaQ/YmgE family stress response membrane protein; amino-acid sequence: MGLCSWIIFGFVVGLLARAIMPGEQKMGLIRTTLLGVGGAFVGGFLAALIRGGNWRSPSPAGFIGAILGAVVLLWLSELIAPSRRR